A single region of the Gracilibacillus caseinilyticus genome encodes:
- the rsmB gene encoding 16S rRNA (cytosine(967)-C(5))-methyltransferase RsmB has protein sequence MTTANNNIREIALDILVRIGDQGGYSHLVIDQALNKHQLDTRDGALLTEIVYGTLQRKMTLAYDLDRFINKKKKMNNWVKWLLYLSIYQMKYLDKVPDHAIIHVAVEIAKSRGHKGIASFVNGILRAAQREGFSDYDDIDDEVKRIGVKTSHPEWLVKRWIEQYGLGVSETMCETNLFHKQMTIRIQPLKTSRPQLMNQLESDGIKARPSDVSDQGIIIEKGNVLKHDTFANAMFTVQDESSMLVAELMDLEAGMTVLDACSAPGGKTTHIAEKMQDNGTVYAYDLHGKKAKLVADKAASLDLTSIQTGQADARKLQEKHPASTFDRILIDAPCTGLGVLRSKPDIKYNKREEDIFQLSQIQHQILDHVAPLLRVNGKLTYSTCTVDKEENDYVIQSFLQQHPEYQVDQGFFNDIPDALQHTSGFCEFGVQIFPQDLNSDGFFITRLLRNS, from the coding sequence ATGACAACAGCAAACAATAACATACGCGAAATTGCCCTGGATATATTGGTCCGAATTGGAGATCAAGGTGGATACAGTCACCTGGTAATTGACCAGGCGTTAAATAAGCATCAGTTGGACACAAGAGATGGAGCATTGCTTACAGAAATTGTATACGGAACATTGCAAAGAAAAATGACGTTAGCATATGACCTTGACCGTTTTATTAACAAAAAGAAAAAAATGAATAATTGGGTAAAGTGGCTGTTATATCTGTCGATTTATCAAATGAAATATTTGGATAAAGTTCCTGATCACGCTATCATCCATGTTGCCGTCGAAATTGCCAAGAGCAGAGGTCATAAAGGGATAGCAAGCTTTGTGAATGGCATTTTGCGGGCTGCACAACGAGAAGGTTTCTCAGACTATGATGATATCGACGATGAAGTGAAGCGAATCGGTGTGAAGACGAGTCATCCAGAGTGGCTTGTGAAACGATGGATCGAGCAATATGGATTGGGCGTATCGGAAACGATGTGCGAAACGAACCTGTTTCATAAACAAATGACCATTCGAATTCAGCCATTGAAAACGTCAAGGCCTCAGTTAATGAATCAACTGGAATCGGATGGTATTAAGGCAAGACCTTCTGATGTTTCAGATCAAGGTATTATCATCGAAAAAGGTAATGTTTTGAAACATGATACCTTTGCTAACGCGATGTTTACTGTACAGGATGAAAGCTCGATGTTAGTGGCGGAGTTGATGGATTTAGAAGCTGGCATGACCGTATTGGATGCTTGTAGTGCACCTGGTGGTAAAACGACGCACATTGCAGAGAAAATGCAGGATAATGGTACTGTGTATGCTTATGATTTACATGGAAAGAAAGCAAAGTTAGTAGCTGATAAAGCAGCTTCTCTAGATTTGACGTCAATACAGACTGGTCAGGCAGATGCACGGAAATTACAAGAGAAGCACCCGGCCTCCACATTTGACCGAATATTAATTGATGCACCGTGTACAGGTTTAGGTGTATTGCGCAGCAAGCCTGATATAAAATATAATAAAAGAGAAGAAGACATCTTCCAACTATCTCAAATACAACATCAAATATTAGATCACGTAGCACCTTTACTACGGGTGAACGGTAAATTGACATATAGTACTTGTACAGTAGACAAAGAAGAGAACGACTACGTCATACAATCATTTCTTCAGCAACACCCGGAATATCAAGTTGACCAGGGTTTCTTCAATGATATACCTGATGCATTGCAGCATACCAGTGGATTTTGTGAGTTTGGTGTGCAAATATTTCCTCAAGATTTAAACAGTGATGGCTTTTTTATTACGAGACTATTGCGAAATAGTTGA
- the coaBC gene encoding bifunctional phosphopantothenoylcysteine decarboxylase/phosphopantothenate--cysteine ligase CoaBC: MLKRKKILLGVSGGIAVYKAVAFTSKLTHAGADVKVLMTDHAQEFVTPLTFQAISRNPVYTDTFDEKDPQKIAHIDLADWADMVIVAPATANVIGKIAGGIADDLLTTTLMATQAPVYIAPAMNVHMYQHPAVIHNMQLLDSWGYRFIEPGEGYLACGYVGKGRLEEPEKMVELLESETNRSNAWQGKKVLITAGPTREALDPVRYLTNYSSGKMGYALAQAAMELGAEVTLVSGPVHISPPQRVQLLKVNSAADMYEKVKQHYQDMDVIIKSAAVADYTPAHVHNKKLKKQEGTMTVEMERTTDILQFLGNEKTHQFLVGFAAETDNVMDYAKSKLTRKKLDAIVMNDVSNKDIGFASDQNEVIFLTKDGKEHSIPQSSKKDIAEAIIQLIDKELR, translated from the coding sequence GTGTTAAAAAGAAAAAAAATTCTTTTAGGTGTTTCGGGAGGCATTGCTGTATATAAAGCCGTTGCTTTCACAAGTAAATTGACACATGCTGGAGCAGATGTGAAGGTGCTGATGACTGATCATGCACAGGAGTTTGTAACACCATTAACGTTTCAGGCGATATCAAGAAATCCGGTCTATACGGACACTTTTGACGAGAAAGATCCACAAAAAATTGCCCATATTGATTTGGCAGATTGGGCAGATATGGTAATAGTTGCGCCAGCTACTGCAAACGTAATTGGTAAAATTGCAGGAGGTATTGCAGATGATTTGCTGACGACGACATTAATGGCAACACAAGCCCCGGTGTACATCGCTCCTGCTATGAATGTTCATATGTACCAGCACCCTGCAGTAATCCACAATATGCAGCTGTTAGATTCATGGGGATATCGATTTATTGAGCCAGGGGAAGGTTATTTAGCGTGTGGTTATGTTGGCAAAGGCCGTTTGGAAGAACCGGAGAAAATGGTAGAGCTACTTGAGAGTGAAACAAATCGTTCTAATGCTTGGCAAGGAAAAAAAGTGTTGATCACCGCAGGGCCAACACGTGAAGCATTAGATCCAGTCCGATATTTGACCAATTATTCATCAGGGAAGATGGGATATGCACTTGCACAAGCGGCTATGGAGCTAGGGGCAGAAGTGACACTAGTATCAGGTCCTGTCCATATTAGCCCTCCGCAACGTGTACAACTGTTGAAGGTAAACAGTGCAGCCGATATGTATGAAAAGGTGAAACAACATTACCAGGATATGGATGTAATTATTAAATCGGCTGCTGTAGCTGATTACACTCCTGCACATGTTCATAATAAGAAGCTTAAAAAACAGGAAGGTACAATGACTGTTGAAATGGAAAGAACAACAGATATCCTTCAGTTTTTAGGCAATGAGAAAACACATCAGTTTTTAGTAGGTTTCGCGGCTGAAACAGACAATGTAATGGATTATGCAAAGAGCAAACTTACAAGAAAAAAATTAGACGCGATTGTCATGAACGATGTCAGTAACAAAGATATAGGCTTTGCCTCTGATCAAAATGAAGTGATTTTTCTGACGAAAGACGGTAAAGAGCATTCTATTCCGCAGTCAAGTAAGAAAGACATTGCCGAAGCAATTATTCAACTTATTGATAAGGAATTGAGGTAG
- the remA gene encoding extracellular matrix/biofilm regulator RemA, producing the protein MSLKLINIGFGNVVSANRIISIVSPESAPIKRIITVARENNKLVDATYGRRTRAVIVTDSDHVVLSAVQPETVGQRVLSHDEINEE; encoded by the coding sequence ATGAGTTTAAAGTTAATTAATATCGGTTTTGGAAATGTGGTTTCTGCCAACAGGATCATATCAATTGTATCACCGGAGTCCGCTCCAATTAAACGTATTATAACGGTCGCTAGGGAAAATAATAAACTAGTAGACGCTACATACGGAAGAAGAACAAGAGCTGTTATTGTTACAGATAGTGATCATGTAGTACTTTCAGCTGTTCAACCGGAAACAGTTGGACAACGTGTTCTCAGCCACGATGAAATAAATGAAGAATAA
- the pknB gene encoding Stk1 family PASTA domain-containing Ser/Thr kinase, which translates to MLEGKVLNERYEIIKLIGGGGMANVYLGNDTILEREVAIKVLRLEYANDQEFITRFHREAQAATSLSHPNIVSIYDVGEEDQIYYMVMEYVDGMTLKQYIQLHAPIEVEEVIDIMTQITSAIAQAHENGLIHRDIKPQNILINPYGQVKVTDFGIAVALSATALTQTNSVLGSVHYLSPEQARGGKANRKSDIYSLGILLFELLTGQLPFSGQSAVSIALKHLQSETPSIREFNPRVPQSVENIVLKSTTKDPFHRYQTVYEMEEQLIHSLDPDKINETKFQPPESDDTITKAVPIIKEGDQLVGQKTDDEATLVSTPTDNVEQTGAPKEKKKNKRKKTFVWVTSLFVVLFGAILIALFVLPGLFQPKDVQVPDVAGLSYEDAEQQLTEMKLTVVKEETSDEDVENNHVIETSPAANKQIKEGEEVTIYVSTGPETFEMDDYVGNDYDRIESILMDAGFKDVKFYEEFSDRPAGEIIAQYQPSAGSEVVPRETNVIFEVSKGPEQITLNRLVGLHVDEATSYIDDNELNAEIKEVHSEDAEVGIVLEQNPAANEKLEKGDTVALTVSKGPEPKQQVTHTESFTIPYTGQNDEESGEKTPQEISIYVEDMNNDITELYQEVKMITEDMSFDIDLTIAPDDDATYKVLRDDELIMEKTIQYEDVEGE; encoded by the coding sequence ATGCTAGAAGGTAAAGTATTAAATGAACGATATGAGATCATTAAACTGATCGGTGGAGGCGGGATGGCCAATGTTTATTTAGGGAATGATACCATCCTTGAGCGGGAAGTAGCCATTAAAGTACTTCGTCTTGAATATGCGAACGACCAGGAATTTATTACGAGATTCCATCGTGAAGCACAGGCGGCTACCAGCTTGTCTCATCCGAATATCGTTAGTATTTATGACGTCGGGGAAGAAGACCAGATCTATTATATGGTTATGGAATATGTTGATGGAATGACATTGAAACAATACATACAGTTGCATGCACCAATTGAAGTGGAAGAAGTCATCGATATAATGACACAAATCACATCTGCGATCGCCCAAGCACATGAGAATGGTTTAATCCACCGTGACATTAAGCCACAGAACATCTTGATCAATCCATACGGTCAGGTAAAAGTAACGGACTTTGGAATTGCTGTAGCTTTAAGCGCTACTGCGTTAACGCAAACCAATTCCGTACTAGGATCTGTACATTATTTATCACCGGAACAAGCTCGAGGTGGAAAAGCAAACCGAAAATCAGATATTTATTCACTTGGTATACTATTATTCGAATTATTGACAGGACAACTTCCTTTTTCTGGTCAATCTGCGGTCTCGATTGCTCTAAAACATTTACAGTCTGAGACACCATCTATTCGTGAGTTCAATCCACGTGTACCGCAGTCTGTCGAAAATATTGTTCTAAAATCAACTACGAAAGATCCGTTCCATCGCTATCAAACGGTGTATGAAATGGAAGAACAACTAATCCATTCATTAGATCCTGATAAAATAAATGAAACGAAATTTCAACCACCTGAATCTGATGATACGATTACAAAGGCAGTTCCAATCATTAAAGAAGGAGATCAGCTTGTTGGTCAGAAGACGGACGATGAGGCTACACTTGTCAGTACTCCAACGGACAACGTGGAGCAGACAGGAGCTCCGAAAGAAAAGAAAAAAAACAAACGGAAAAAGACTTTTGTTTGGGTTACAAGCTTGTTTGTCGTTCTTTTTGGAGCTATTTTAATTGCTTTGTTTGTGCTGCCTGGATTATTTCAGCCGAAAGATGTACAAGTTCCGGATGTGGCTGGTCTAAGTTATGAAGATGCCGAGCAACAATTAACAGAAATGAAGCTAACGGTAGTCAAAGAAGAGACTTCTGATGAAGATGTGGAAAACAATCACGTTATCGAAACTTCACCAGCTGCTAACAAACAAATTAAAGAAGGCGAAGAAGTGACGATTTATGTAAGTACTGGTCCGGAAACGTTTGAGATGGATGATTATGTCGGAAATGATTACGATCGGATTGAATCCATATTGATGGATGCAGGCTTTAAAGATGTGAAATTCTATGAAGAATTTTCAGATCGTCCTGCTGGGGAAATTATTGCCCAATATCAACCATCTGCAGGAAGTGAAGTAGTCCCTCGTGAAACGAATGTCATTTTTGAGGTGAGTAAAGGACCTGAACAAATTACCTTAAACAGGCTTGTCGGGTTACATGTTGATGAAGCAACTTCCTATATCGATGATAATGAATTAAATGCCGAAATAAAGGAAGTCCATAGTGAAGACGCAGAAGTAGGTATTGTACTGGAGCAGAACCCAGCAGCAAACGAAAAACTTGAAAAAGGGGACACGGTAGCACTTACCGTCTCCAAAGGACCTGAACCGAAGCAACAAGTAACACATACTGAATCGTTTACGATACCATATACAGGGCAAAACGATGAAGAATCCGGTGAGAAAACACCACAGGAAATCAGTATTTATGTGGAAGATATGAATAATGATATTACCGAATTATATCAGGAAGTGAAAATGATTACGGAAGATATGTCTTTTGACATCGATCTGACTATTGCTCCAGATGACGATGCAACCTACAAAGTACTAAGAGATGATGAACTGATTATGGAGAAAACAATACAATATGAAGATGTAGAGGGTGAGTAA
- the gmk gene encoding guanylate kinase: MIKEKGILFILSGPSGVGKGTVRKALFEQDTNLKYSISMTTRAMREGEQEGVDYFYRTREQFEQMIEERRMLEYAEYVGNYYGTPKEYVEETIERGHDVFLEIEVQGALQVKENFPQGVFIFLIPPSLEELKNRIMDRGTETEDLIINRLKEARNEIEMMDKYDYVVVNDNVAEAVNKVQAIVKSEHCKRERVAKQYKALLEVDEK, encoded by the coding sequence TTGATTAAAGAGAAAGGGATACTGTTTATTTTATCTGGTCCATCTGGAGTAGGGAAAGGAACAGTCAGAAAGGCATTATTTGAACAGGATACCAACTTAAAATATTCGATTTCAATGACAACAAGAGCGATGCGCGAAGGTGAACAGGAGGGTGTAGACTACTTTTACCGGACGCGTGAGCAGTTTGAACAGATGATCGAAGAAAGACGTATGCTAGAATATGCTGAATATGTCGGCAACTATTACGGTACACCAAAAGAATATGTAGAGGAAACCATCGAGAGAGGTCATGACGTATTCCTTGAGATTGAAGTGCAAGGCGCGCTGCAAGTGAAAGAAAATTTTCCGCAAGGTGTGTTCATCTTTTTAATTCCGCCTAGTTTAGAGGAATTAAAAAACCGTATCATGGATCGAGGAACAGAAACAGAAGATCTGATTATTAATCGCTTGAAAGAAGCGCGTAATGAGATCGAAATGATGGATAAGTATGATTATGTTGTGGTTAATGATAATGTCGCAGAAGCGGTAAATAAAGTGCAGGCGATTGTGAAAAGTGAACATTGTAAACGAGAAAGAGTGGCAAAACAATATAAAGCATTGTTGGAGGTAGATGAGAAATGA
- a CDS encoding YicC/YloC family endoribonuclease: MFIIEDGSDVLMKSMTGFGRQELQLDEMYIIAEVKTVNHRYLDISFQMPKFLVPLEDRLKKIIQQQVKRGKVSVTINVSGTFTSSKKLTTNWDLVEQYINQFQQIKQTYQLHGEITLDMLGQYPDIFEVEQREESNTDTDTNVLLTLEKAVGNLHAMRLKEGAELGKDLQLRTEIIQNRIKQLGERRKIVIIEYQERIKERINSYLENTSVYDESRLFQEIALLAEKGDITEELTRIHSHVMQFQQLMKETEPIGRRLDFIVQELNRELNTIGSKSNDIWISEHVVSLKSEAERMKEQIQNVE, translated from the coding sequence ATGTTTATAATAGAAGATGGAAGTGATGTATTAATGAAAAGCATGACAGGATTCGGCAGACAGGAATTGCAACTGGATGAAATGTACATCATAGCAGAAGTCAAAACAGTAAACCATCGTTATTTGGATATATCTTTTCAAATGCCAAAATTTTTAGTTCCGTTAGAAGACCGGTTGAAGAAGATAATTCAGCAGCAGGTTAAGCGAGGAAAAGTTAGTGTAACGATCAATGTGAGTGGAACCTTTACGAGCTCTAAAAAGCTTACCACGAATTGGGATTTAGTGGAACAATACATAAATCAGTTTCAACAAATTAAACAAACATATCAGCTTCATGGCGAAATAACATTGGACATGCTGGGGCAATATCCGGATATATTTGAAGTGGAGCAACGAGAGGAAAGTAATACGGATACAGATACGAACGTACTGCTTACTTTGGAAAAAGCAGTAGGGAACCTTCATGCTATGCGGCTAAAAGAAGGCGCTGAACTTGGAAAAGATCTTCAATTACGAACAGAAATTATACAAAATAGAATAAAACAGTTGGGTGAGAGGCGAAAAATTGTTATAATAGAGTATCAGGAGCGAATAAAAGAACGTATAAACAGTTATCTCGAAAATACTTCTGTTTACGACGAATCCAGGTTGTTTCAAGAAATCGCGCTTCTAGCCGAAAAAGGCGACATAACAGAAGAACTGACAAGAATACATAGTCATGTCATGCAGTTTCAGCAACTAATGAAAGAGACGGAGCCGATTGGGAGGAGATTGGACTTTATTGTCCAGGAACTAAATAGAGAGTTAAATACGATCGGTTCGAAGTCAAATGACATATGGATAAGTGAGCACGTTGTATCTTTAAAAAGCGAAGCAGAAAGAATGAAAGAGCAAATACAGAATGTAGAGTAA
- the priA gene encoding primosomal protein N', giving the protein MQVAKVIVDVPTNQTNRTFDYLIPENFEDLIQKGMRVSVPFGPRKVMGFVLDIDNHSEFDKLKAIDEVMDLTPVLTEELLQLGQWISEQTVSFYIQTFQAMLPQILKAKYRKEIEALTEEELDDELQQFFAGRRVMDYAEFLERQGNHALLLKEVRNGHVQINYQVKSKETNKIQRFIAAAKETYLLEEALEDVPNQAKKQKQIIEFFIGNPEPISQKQLLDKLKTTTQTVNQLISRNLLKRIDRKVYRDPYQDSEFKVTKPLPLSEQQRTAIEPIWRATETGQNEVFLLHGVTGSGKTEVYLQAIEKVLNKGKEAIVLVPEIALTPQMVNRFKGRFGSEVAVLHSALSAGEKFDEWTKIHNKEVKVVVGARSAIFAPFENIGIIIIDEEHETSYKQDEQPRYHAREVAKQRGIYHHCPVVLGSATPMLESYARATKGVYRLLEMPDRMNEATMPPVEIVDMREELYAGNRTMFSVKLLQAIRSRLERQQQVVLFLNRRGYSTFVMCRECGDVMKCPNCDIALTYHKSSHQLKCHYCDYQIPMVNECPTCSSKTIRYFGTGTQKVEEALKEQIPEADIIRMDVDTTRRKGAHKKLLDQFGSGKANILLGTQMIAKGLDFENVTLVGVLAVDAMLHLPDFRSSEKTFQLLTQVSGRAGRHQLPGEVIIQTYTPEHYSIQLASHYDYQQYFMQEMSMRRSFHYPPYYFLTLITVSHPNQIKVQEVTKTICKLLYKHLSDQATILGPTPSPMVRINNRYRYQCMVKYKHEPNQKEIIRKIQTHYRDDIHRHDLTIQVDFEPYSLM; this is encoded by the coding sequence ATGCAAGTTGCAAAAGTTATTGTCGATGTACCGACAAATCAGACGAATCGTACGTTTGATTATTTGATACCGGAGAATTTTGAAGATCTTATTCAAAAAGGTATGCGCGTTTCTGTTCCGTTTGGACCGAGGAAAGTGATGGGCTTTGTTCTCGATATCGATAATCATTCGGAATTCGATAAATTAAAAGCCATTGATGAGGTCATGGATTTGACTCCCGTTTTGACAGAAGAATTATTGCAATTGGGACAATGGATTAGTGAGCAGACGGTTAGTTTTTATATTCAAACATTTCAGGCCATGCTACCGCAGATACTAAAGGCAAAGTATAGAAAGGAAATAGAGGCATTAACGGAAGAAGAGTTAGATGACGAACTGCAACAGTTTTTCGCTGGAAGGCGTGTCATGGATTATGCGGAATTTCTCGAGAGGCAGGGAAATCATGCATTGTTGTTAAAGGAAGTTCGTAATGGACATGTTCAAATCAACTATCAAGTGAAATCGAAAGAAACGAACAAGATTCAACGGTTTATCGCCGCTGCTAAAGAGACATACTTGTTAGAAGAGGCCTTAGAGGATGTCCCAAACCAAGCGAAAAAACAAAAACAAATCATCGAATTTTTTATTGGAAATCCTGAACCGATCAGTCAGAAACAATTGTTGGATAAGCTAAAAACAACTACACAGACTGTCAACCAATTAATCTCACGTAATCTTTTGAAAAGAATTGATCGTAAGGTGTATCGCGATCCTTATCAGGACAGTGAGTTTAAAGTTACAAAGCCTCTCCCTCTAAGTGAGCAGCAGCGTACCGCTATTGAACCGATATGGCGGGCGACGGAAACCGGTCAGAATGAAGTATTTCTGTTGCATGGCGTTACAGGAAGTGGTAAGACAGAAGTGTACTTGCAAGCGATAGAGAAAGTGTTGAACAAAGGAAAAGAAGCGATTGTATTAGTCCCTGAAATTGCCCTGACACCACAAATGGTCAACCGTTTCAAAGGCAGATTCGGTTCAGAAGTGGCGGTTTTGCATAGTGCATTGTCAGCTGGAGAAAAATTTGATGAATGGACAAAAATTCATAATAAAGAAGTAAAAGTAGTAGTGGGTGCCCGTTCCGCTATCTTCGCTCCATTTGAAAATATCGGCATTATTATCATTGATGAAGAGCATGAAACAAGCTACAAACAGGATGAACAACCAAGATATCATGCTCGAGAAGTCGCAAAGCAGCGAGGCATCTACCATCATTGCCCGGTTGTACTTGGTAGTGCTACACCGATGCTGGAGTCATATGCTAGAGCGACAAAAGGTGTCTATCGACTGCTAGAGATGCCAGACAGGATGAATGAGGCAACGATGCCACCAGTAGAAATTGTAGATATGCGCGAAGAATTGTATGCGGGTAATCGTACGATGTTTTCGGTGAAATTATTACAAGCTATCCGTTCTCGATTAGAAAGACAACAGCAGGTTGTGTTATTTTTAAATAGAAGAGGTTATTCGACTTTTGTTATGTGTCGGGAGTGCGGAGATGTGATGAAATGTCCCAATTGTGATATTGCACTTACTTATCATAAAAGCTCTCACCAGTTAAAATGCCATTACTGTGACTATCAAATTCCAATGGTGAACGAGTGCCCAACGTGCAGTAGTAAAACAATCCGCTATTTCGGTACTGGGACCCAAAAAGTAGAAGAAGCATTAAAAGAGCAGATTCCAGAAGCTGATATTATTCGAATGGATGTGGATACAACCAGGCGAAAAGGAGCTCACAAGAAACTGCTCGATCAGTTTGGTAGCGGGAAGGCGAATATTTTGCTAGGTACGCAAATGATTGCCAAAGGATTAGATTTCGAGAATGTTACATTAGTAGGAGTATTAGCTGTCGATGCGATGTTGCACTTACCAGATTTCCGTTCATCTGAAAAAACATTTCAACTGTTAACACAAGTCAGCGGCAGGGCAGGAAGGCATCAGTTGCCCGGCGAAGTTATCATACAAACATACACTCCTGAGCATTACAGTATTCAATTGGCCAGTCATTATGATTATCAGCAATACTTTATGCAGGAAATGTCGATGCGAAGAAGCTTTCATTACCCACCCTATTATTTTCTGACATTGATCACGGTTTCTCACCCAAATCAAATAAAAGTGCAAGAGGTAACGAAGACGATTTGTAAGTTATTGTACAAACATTTATCAGACCAAGCGACCATTTTGGGACCTACCCCTTCACCGATGGTCCGTATAAATAATAGATATCGTTACCAGTGCATGGTAAAATATAAGCATGAACCAAATCAAAAAGAAATTATTCGTAAAATCCAAACACATTATCGTGATGACATCCATCGTCACGATTTAACGATACAAGTAGATTTTGAACCATATTCATTAATGTAA
- the rpoZ gene encoding DNA-directed RNA polymerase subunit omega encodes MILEPSIDKLQTKINSKYTLVTLAAKRARQIQNTKMHQVENPKAATFVGLALEEILEEKLMVDPDQEIIHD; translated from the coding sequence ATGATATTAGAACCATCCATTGATAAATTACAAACAAAAATTAATTCGAAATATACGTTGGTTACGTTAGCAGCAAAGCGTGCTCGTCAAATTCAAAATACGAAAATGCATCAGGTAGAAAACCCGAAAGCAGCAACTTTTGTCGGGTTAGCATTAGAAGAAATCCTTGAAGAAAAATTAATGGTTGATCCTGATCAGGAAATCATACATGATTAA
- a CDS encoding Stp1/IreP family PP2C-type Ser/Thr phosphatase gives MKYVYQSDKGKIRQLNEDAVTVIPRKEALLAVVADGMGGHQAGDIASKLTIEQLEKLWTNADVHELDFKKWLASSIKEVNNLVYQKAQSDSSYQGMGTTVVAAVCTEKDLIIGHIGDSRAYLISKAEWKQVTEDHSLVGELVRSGQLSKEDAQLHPKRNVILKALGTEPDLEPDIFHSDWEGFDRLLICSDGLTNKVSDQELHDVICDTSLDNLGQTLVDLANERGGEDNITLAIVDQQEEVGDV, from the coding sequence ATGAAATATGTGTATCAATCGGACAAAGGTAAGATCAGACAATTGAATGAGGATGCTGTGACAGTTATTCCCAGGAAAGAAGCATTGCTTGCAGTTGTGGCAGATGGCATGGGAGGTCATCAGGCTGGAGATATTGCCAGTAAATTAACGATTGAACAGTTAGAGAAATTATGGACCAATGCTGATGTGCATGAGCTAGATTTTAAAAAATGGCTAGCTTCTTCTATTAAAGAAGTAAATAATCTGGTGTATCAAAAAGCACAATCCGATTCGTCTTATCAAGGAATGGGAACGACGGTTGTGGCAGCTGTTTGTACAGAAAAAGATTTAATTATTGGTCACATTGGAGATAGTCGTGCTTATTTGATTAGTAAAGCAGAATGGAAGCAGGTTACGGAAGACCATTCTTTAGTGGGTGAGCTGGTACGAAGTGGGCAACTTTCCAAAGAAGATGCACAGCTCCATCCAAAAAGAAATGTTATATTAAAAGCATTGGGAACAGAACCAGATTTAGAACCAGATATTTTCCATTCTGATTGGGAAGGATTTGATCGTCTTCTTATTTGTTCAGACGGTTTAACGAATAAAGTTTCCGATCAAGAGTTACATGATGTCATCTGTGACACTTCCTTGGATAACCTTGGGCAAACGTTAGTCGATTTAGCAAATGAACGCGGTGGCGAAGATAATATTACATTGGCTATTGTTGATCAACAAGAAGAAGTTGGTGACGTCTGA
- the fmt gene encoding methionyl-tRNA formyltransferase codes for MNNIIFMGTPDFAVPVLERILAEGYQVDLVVTQPDRPRGRKRIMTPPPVKAAAEKHQIPVFQPEKIKDNYQDIEDLKPDLIVTAAFGQLLPKGLLEIPTYGCINVHASLLPSLRGGAPIHYSILEGHQQTGISIMYMAEKLDAGDVISQKALTIAETDDVGSLHDKLATIGADLLADTIPSIFSGEANREEQDESLATFAPNITREQEKIDWNQTQQVVFNKIRGLHPWPVAFTLWQGKIFKVYHADKATQFSNQPAGTIIDASEEGITVATGDEKAVRLTTVQPAGKKKMTAAEFLRGVGSNLKVGEKLGE; via the coding sequence ATGAACAATATTATTTTTATGGGTACCCCAGATTTTGCAGTACCTGTACTGGAACGAATCCTTGCTGAAGGATATCAGGTTGATTTGGTGGTAACACAGCCTGATCGTCCACGCGGCCGAAAGCGTATCATGACTCCACCACCCGTTAAAGCAGCAGCAGAGAAACATCAAATCCCGGTTTTTCAGCCTGAAAAAATAAAAGATAATTATCAGGACATTGAAGACCTCAAACCAGATTTGATTGTGACTGCGGCATTTGGTCAGTTGCTGCCTAAGGGATTATTAGAGATTCCGACATACGGTTGTATTAATGTGCATGCATCTCTGCTACCTAGTTTACGCGGTGGTGCCCCGATCCATTATTCGATCTTAGAAGGACATCAACAAACAGGAATCTCGATTATGTATATGGCAGAAAAACTCGATGCTGGAGATGTAATTAGTCAAAAAGCATTAACCATTGCTGAGACTGATGATGTAGGTTCATTACATGACAAATTAGCCACAATCGGGGCAGATCTATTAGCCGACACGATTCCTTCCATTTTTTCTGGAGAGGCGAATCGTGAGGAACAAGATGAATCGTTGGCGACTTTTGCTCCAAATATTACACGTGAACAAGAAAAAATCGATTGGAATCAGACACAACAAGTCGTTTTTAATAAGATAAGAGGACTTCATCCATGGCCTGTTGCTTTTACATTATGGCAAGGAAAAATCTTTAAAGTTTATCACGCCGATAAAGCAACACAATTTAGCAATCAACCAGCTGGAACCATTATAGATGCTAGTGAAGAAGGAATTACAGTGGCAACCGGTGACGAAAAGGCAGTTCGGTTAACAACGGTGCAACCTGCCGGAAAAAAGAAAATGACAGCTGCAGAATTTCTTCGCGGCGTTGGCAGTAATCTGAAAGTAGGAGAGAAATTAGGCGAATGA